A portion of the Acidisarcina polymorpha genome contains these proteins:
- a CDS encoding AtuA-related protein: MKLREIAHARTGDKGNLVNISLIAYRDDDYPLLEQQVTVQRVTDLFASMITCPVERFCIPGLGALNFVLHRPPGESVTRSLALDAHGKTLGFVLLNIEI, translated from the coding sequence ATGAAACTCCGAGAGATCGCACACGCTCGCACTGGCGACAAAGGCAATCTCGTCAACATCTCGCTGATCGCCTATCGCGATGACGATTATCCGTTGCTCGAGCAGCAAGTGACTGTGCAGCGGGTCACCGACCTCTTCGCTTCGATGATCACTTGCCCGGTCGAACGCTTTTGCATCCCGGGCCTCGGCGCTCTTAATTTTGTTTTGCACCGCCCGCCGGGCGAAAGTGTAACGCGCTCCCTTGCGCTCGATGCGCACGGCAAGACCCTCGGTTTTGTTCTACTGAACATAGAGATTTGA
- a CDS encoding GlxA family transcriptional regulator, translated as MTERRHPVIAFLVPSPFEILDLTGPVSVFERATKNGERHYLIQILSTRSGGTVETAGGMSIGNALKFSDYVGPIDTLIAIGGDGAVAEQSPELPKWLQERAPYIRRIASICTGAFILAGAGLLDGHRVATHWLWCDLFKNRYKHLRVERDPIFIKEGKFYTTAGVTAGIDLSLALVEEDLGHAVAAEIARILVLFLRRPGGQSQYSTLLAQQEEIEDARMRDLPVWVKAHLNRKLDVEDLARAAAMSPRTFMRQFKTQFDTTPARWVQSLRVEAVMQHLEERSTSLSKIAHMTGFRDEQALRRALRQQIGLTPNQYRERFGELGRDRGLLPERLFEDEARV; from the coding sequence ATGACGGAGCGCCGCCATCCCGTTATCGCTTTTCTTGTGCCGTCTCCGTTCGAGATCCTCGATCTGACGGGGCCGGTCTCAGTTTTTGAGCGCGCTACAAAGAATGGCGAACGCCATTACTTGATTCAAATCCTCTCCACCCGATCGGGTGGCACAGTCGAGACTGCAGGCGGGATGTCTATCGGCAACGCCCTCAAATTCTCTGACTATGTGGGACCAATCGATACGCTGATTGCCATCGGAGGCGACGGAGCCGTCGCCGAGCAGTCACCTGAATTGCCGAAATGGCTGCAAGAGCGTGCCCCTTATATTCGCCGTATCGCATCCATCTGTACAGGGGCGTTTATTCTGGCAGGTGCTGGCCTGCTCGATGGGCATCGCGTTGCTACACATTGGCTTTGGTGCGATCTTTTCAAGAACCGCTATAAGCATCTCAGGGTGGAACGCGATCCCATCTTCATCAAAGAGGGCAAGTTTTACACCACCGCCGGTGTGACGGCGGGTATTGATCTGTCTCTCGCACTTGTCGAAGAAGATCTTGGACATGCGGTAGCTGCTGAGATTGCCAGGATATTGGTCCTGTTTCTGAGGCGGCCTGGAGGGCAATCTCAGTACAGCACTTTGTTGGCGCAGCAAGAAGAGATAGAAGACGCGAGGATGCGCGATCTTCCTGTTTGGGTCAAAGCGCATCTAAACCGAAAACTCGACGTTGAAGATCTTGCGAGAGCCGCCGCGATGAGTCCACGGACTTTCATGCGTCAATTCAAAACTCAGTTTGATACGACTCCCGCGCGCTGGGTGCAATCACTTCGCGTCGAAGCCGTGATGCAACATCTTGAAGAGCGCAGTACCTCGCTTAGCAAGATTGCTCACATGACGGGGTTCCGCGACGAACAGGCGTTACGTAGAGCACTTCGACAGCAAATTGGGCTGACGCCGAATCAGTACCGTGAACGATTTGGGGAGTTGGGTCGCGATCGTGGACTACTCCCAGAGCGGCTCTTCGAAGACGAAGCGAGGGTCTAA
- a CDS encoding sensor histidine kinase translates to MKPLTIRLRLTLWYFVTFAAAAALLSVASWWMLQSSVGTTQYYELQERAEDVQALLKSYGPAMSVEELQRNLREIYGLKDDGKYLEIADAQGHWLYRSQRMADWGVPLPLANQLPNGGVSSDLHRGSWNIRMLAYPIDVNGRTYSVIAGLSLRRSRYLLSAFTTQLLLLTPGVLLLAAITGHFMSRKALQPVAAIATEARRINDRNLDIRLPVSATHDEISHLSETLNQMLERVEAGVRSIRDFTANAAHELRTPLALIRTEVEVALSLPRSNEEYCEACEQVQKETVRMTRLIDSLLMLARVDAGTETLRFEPVDLNQLAQQLGERWKVPMQLAVLGLIVHIDPNPAFVSADLSSLQRLLTILLDNASRYTPPGGSVELRVKQEEGRVIVSVSDTGIGIAPEHQLRVFDRFYRVGRFGSGNTGGSGLGLALAKWIAEKHGTSLMLKSAVGEGACFQFSIAGSSRPEAIKFSEALVADHRIESTMPGK, encoded by the coding sequence ATGAAGCCGCTGACGATTCGTCTTCGCCTGACACTTTGGTATTTTGTAACGTTCGCAGCCGCGGCGGCGCTGTTGAGCGTGGCGAGTTGGTGGATGCTGCAGAGCAGCGTCGGCACTACGCAGTACTACGAGTTGCAGGAACGCGCGGAAGACGTGCAGGCACTGCTCAAGAGTTACGGACCGGCGATGAGTGTTGAGGAACTCCAAAGAAATCTGCGAGAAATTTACGGACTGAAGGACGATGGCAAATACCTCGAAATAGCCGATGCGCAGGGCCATTGGCTCTATCGCTCACAGCGTATGGCAGATTGGGGTGTTCCACTGCCACTGGCGAACCAGCTTCCGAACGGCGGAGTATCTTCGGATCTGCATAGGGGAAGCTGGAATATCCGTATGCTGGCCTATCCCATCGATGTAAATGGACGGACATATTCAGTGATCGCAGGACTTTCGCTGAGGAGATCGCGCTATCTGCTCTCCGCGTTCACGACACAACTATTGCTTCTGACGCCGGGGGTGCTGTTGCTTGCGGCGATCACCGGCCACTTCATGAGCAGGAAGGCGCTCCAGCCCGTTGCAGCGATCGCGACGGAAGCACGACGCATCAACGATCGCAACCTTGACATTCGCTTGCCGGTGTCGGCGACCCACGACGAAATTTCGCACCTGTCGGAGACACTGAACCAGATGCTGGAACGGGTTGAGGCGGGAGTGCGCAGTATTCGCGATTTTACTGCGAATGCAGCACATGAATTGAGAACGCCGCTGGCGTTGATCCGGACCGAAGTCGAGGTCGCTTTGTCTTTACCGCGCTCGAACGAAGAGTATTGCGAAGCCTGCGAACAGGTGCAGAAGGAGACGGTGCGAATGACCCGTCTTATTGATAGCCTGTTGATGTTAGCCCGCGTTGACGCCGGTACGGAGACGCTGCGGTTTGAGCCAGTCGATCTGAACCAACTCGCACAGCAGCTCGGCGAGAGATGGAAGGTCCCCATGCAACTGGCAGTTCTGGGACTTATCGTCCATATCGACCCGAATCCGGCGTTTGTTTCAGCCGACTTAAGCAGCCTGCAAAGGCTGCTGACGATACTGCTCGATAATGCCTCTCGCTATACTCCGCCGGGCGGCTCGGTGGAGCTTCGAGTCAAACAGGAAGAAGGCCGGGTGATCGTCTCTGTTTCGGATACCGGCATAGGGATAGCGCCTGAACATCAGCTCCGGGTTTTCGACCGGTTCTATCGAGTCGGCCGGTTTGGTAGCGGAAATACAGGCGGATCGGGATTGGGTTTGGCGCTCGCAAAGTGGATCGCAGAGAAACACGGCACCAGTCTCATGCTGAAGAGCGCCGTAGGCGAAGGGGCTTGCTTCCAGTTCTCGATCGCCGGGTCGTCGCGACCCGAAGCCATCAAATTCAGTGAAGCTCTTGTAGCAGATCACAGGATTGAATCTACAATGCCTGGCAAATAG
- a CDS encoding acyclic terpene utilization AtuA family protein translates to MKTIRIGAGAGFAGDRIDPAIDLARDGKLDYLVFECLAERTIALAQLAKRQNRSPGFDPMLRMRMEAVLPLCVANRTRIITNMGAANPEAAARETISVAQSLGLSGIRVAWISGDDVMHLLADHASHDPREHLVSANAYLGIEPIVDCLRGNAHVIITGRVADPSLFLAPMVHEFGWALDDWTHLGQGTAIGHLLECAGQLTGGYFADPGFKNVPDLDRIGFPIAEVSETGEALLSKLDGAGGALTVRNCKEQILYEVQDPSRYLTPDVTADFSTTCFAELGPNRIHVSGARGVERPINLKVSAGFAAGSIAEGQISYAGVGALPRARLARHILESRLGWISPGDLRMDFIGIDSMHGAALSESGREPYEVRLRAAGRFFDESDARRLMHEVESLYVNGPAGGGGVVTSIRENIAMDATFLSRSLVRPTIGIEVAS, encoded by the coding sequence ATGAAGACGATCCGGATCGGGGCAGGGGCGGGATTCGCGGGGGACCGCATCGACCCTGCAATTGATCTTGCCCGCGACGGGAAGCTCGATTACCTCGTCTTCGAGTGCCTGGCCGAGCGGACCATCGCGCTGGCACAACTGGCCAAGCGCCAGAATCGCAGCCCGGGCTTCGATCCAATGCTGCGGATGCGTATGGAAGCCGTGCTCCCATTGTGCGTCGCCAATCGTACTCGCATCATCACGAACATGGGTGCGGCGAATCCGGAAGCTGCCGCTCGAGAGACCATCTCAGTCGCTCAATCGCTAGGTCTTTCCGGAATCCGGGTCGCATGGATCTCCGGTGACGATGTGATGCATCTTCTTGCGGACCATGCTTCCCATGACCCGCGGGAGCATCTTGTATCGGCGAATGCTTATCTCGGCATCGAGCCTATCGTCGACTGCCTGCGCGGCAACGCGCACGTCATTATTACCGGACGAGTGGCGGACCCGTCGCTCTTCCTTGCGCCGATGGTGCATGAGTTCGGATGGGCGCTCGATGATTGGACTCATCTCGGCCAGGGAACCGCCATCGGCCACTTGCTGGAGTGCGCGGGGCAACTCACGGGCGGATACTTCGCCGACCCGGGCTTCAAAAATGTGCCTGACCTCGACCGCATAGGCTTTCCGATTGCCGAAGTCAGCGAAACCGGAGAAGCGCTGCTCTCGAAACTCGACGGCGCCGGGGGTGCGCTCACCGTCCGCAACTGCAAGGAGCAAATCCTGTACGAGGTGCAGGACCCCTCGCGCTATCTAACTCCGGACGTCACCGCCGATTTCAGCACGACCTGCTTCGCCGAACTCGGGCCCAACAGGATCCATGTCTCAGGCGCGCGTGGCGTAGAGCGGCCGATAAACCTGAAGGTGTCCGCCGGTTTTGCGGCTGGCTCGATTGCGGAGGGCCAGATATCCTATGCCGGAGTTGGGGCCTTGCCGCGTGCTCGGCTTGCTCGTCACATCCTTGAGAGTCGATTGGGATGGATCTCCCCTGGCGACCTGCGTATGGATTTCATCGGCATCGATTCCATGCATGGGGCGGCCCTCTCGGAGTCCGGCCGCGAGCCTTATGAAGTTCGCCTTCGTGCGGCTGGCCGGTTCTTTGACGAGAGCGACGCCCGCCGTCTGATGCACGAAGTGGAGAGCCTTTACGTCAATGGCCCCGCGGGCGGGGGAGGCGTCGTCACCTCGATCCGCGAAAACATTGCGATGGACGCGACCTTCCTCTCCCGAAGTCTAGTTAGGCCGACGATTGGCATTGAGGTGGCTTCATGA
- a CDS encoding response regulator transcription factor gives MRILVIEDEPRMLQLLRRGLSEHGHDVMVAVDGPQALKVTLDHEFDVVLLDVGLPGLSGYDVAQVLRERKYSASILMLTAFNKEDEIVRGLNLGADDYLTKPFSFPELLARLRAVTRPVPEAASTIYELDDLTIDRAHRKVCREGRSIELTKTEFTLLELLVHRIGQVAPRRVLIEGIWGIDSDIGHGALDVLVNSLRSKLDAPFHRRLIHTARGQGYSLHSEAGGPETMTRQAAIR, from the coding sequence ATGCGCATCCTGGTGATTGAAGACGAACCTCGCATGCTACAGCTGCTCCGGCGCGGCCTCTCGGAGCATGGGCATGACGTAATGGTCGCAGTGGATGGGCCGCAGGCATTGAAGGTCACGCTCGATCACGAGTTCGATGTGGTGCTGCTCGACGTGGGACTTCCAGGATTGAGCGGCTACGATGTGGCACAGGTATTGCGCGAGAGAAAGTATTCGGCTTCGATCCTGATGCTCACCGCATTCAACAAAGAAGACGAGATTGTGCGGGGGCTGAATCTGGGCGCGGATGATTATTTGACGAAGCCATTTTCATTTCCTGAATTGCTGGCGAGGCTTCGTGCCGTAACGCGGCCGGTGCCTGAAGCCGCTTCGACAATCTATGAACTGGACGACTTGACGATCGATCGAGCGCATCGCAAGGTGTGTCGCGAGGGTCGCTCGATTGAGCTGACGAAGACCGAGTTCACATTGCTGGAGCTGCTCGTTCATCGCATAGGACAGGTGGCGCCGCGAAGAGTGCTAATCGAAGGGATCTGGGGCATCGATAGCGACATCGGTCATGGCGCCCTGGATGTACTGGTGAATTCGCTGCGCAGTAAGCTGGATGCACCGTTTCATCGCCGCCTGATACATACGGCGCGAGGGCAGGGATATTCGCTTCACTCAGAGGCCGGCGGTCCCGAAACGATGACCCGACAGGCAGCGATACGATGA
- a CDS encoding histidine-type phosphatase, with translation MTRKKIYTTRLVQVLALLLIATVAAPPNYAQKKAEALGTVKFVLIFSRHGVRSPSGSAEQLNQYSSQPWPKWDVPPGHLTPHGARLMNLFGAYYRSYYTQQGLFAAQGCADAGRISFYSDSDQRTVETGKSLIAGMFPGCDDKQPEHHFLAEGEEDPLFHSLSAGLGKPDHDRAVASIAGRIGADPDGITEAYGAQLEALQRILLACTPSTPCPSPGHTAAKTLLAIPASLDGGKSDHLAELKGPLNTASTITENFLLEYADGMPMDQVAWSRVDLPTLKQLMNLHTAASDLTRRTSYLATVQASNTLAHILQTLEQAETGKAIPGALGKRGDKAVILVGHDTNLTNIAGALNLNWLLDGRRDDTPPGGALVFELRQRPGEFESRVYIYYVAQTLEQMRSLTPLNLDRAPARASIFLPGCSGGAVGYPCDWTSFSQVLTKVINPEFVK, from the coding sequence ATGACCAGAAAAAAAATCTACACCACCAGGTTGGTGCAAGTTCTAGCACTGCTGCTTATCGCGACCGTCGCCGCGCCGCCCAATTATGCGCAGAAGAAAGCGGAAGCACTAGGTACGGTTAAGTTCGTACTCATCTTTAGCCGGCATGGTGTACGCTCCCCGTCTGGAAGTGCCGAACAACTGAACCAATACTCATCCCAACCGTGGCCGAAGTGGGACGTTCCTCCTGGTCACCTTACTCCTCATGGCGCCAGACTGATGAACCTCTTCGGCGCCTACTATCGGTCCTACTATACTCAGCAAGGTCTCTTCGCCGCTCAGGGCTGTGCCGATGCCGGGCGCATCTCCTTCTATTCAGATTCAGACCAGCGCACGGTTGAGACCGGAAAGTCGCTCATCGCGGGCATGTTTCCGGGCTGCGATGACAAGCAGCCGGAGCATCATTTTCTCGCGGAGGGCGAAGAGGATCCGCTCTTCCACTCGCTCTCCGCCGGACTCGGCAAGCCCGATCACGATCGCGCCGTAGCCTCCATCGCCGGCCGCATCGGCGCCGATCCGGACGGCATCACCGAGGCATACGGGGCTCAGCTGGAAGCCCTGCAGCGCATTCTCCTAGCCTGCACGCCATCCACTCCATGTCCTAGCCCCGGCCACACTGCAGCGAAGACTTTGCTGGCTATTCCAGCCAGCCTCGATGGCGGCAAGAGCGACCATCTCGCGGAACTAAAAGGCCCGCTCAATACGGCATCGACAATCACGGAGAATTTCCTGCTCGAATATGCCGACGGCATGCCGATGGACCAGGTCGCCTGGAGCCGTGTCGACCTTCCGACACTAAAGCAGCTGATGAACCTGCACACCGCAGCATCGGATCTCACCCGGCGAACCTCGTACCTGGCCACCGTCCAGGCCTCCAACACGCTCGCCCACATTCTCCAGACGCTGGAGCAGGCCGAAACCGGCAAGGCCATCCCCGGCGCACTGGGCAAGCGCGGAGACAAGGCAGTCATCCTCGTAGGTCACGATACTAACCTCACCAATATCGCCGGCGCCTTGAACCTGAACTGGCTCCTGGATGGGCGCCGTGACGATACGCCACCTGGCGGCGCCTTAGTCTTTGAACTCCGGCAGCGTCCAGGCGAATTCGAAAGTCGAGTTTATATCTACTACGTAGCGCAAACGCTCGAACAGATGCGCAGCCTCACTCCGTTAAACCTGGATAGAGCTCCTGCAAGGGCAAGCATTTTTCTACCAGGCTGTAGTGGCGGCGCGGTTGGTTACCCATGCGATTGGACCAGCTTTTCTCAAGTGCTCACAAAAGTTATAAATCCAGAATTTGTAAAATAG
- a CDS encoding YncE family protein, whose product MAALTPAAFSQLTLRKTFTLPEGTGKFDHFAVDLSASRLFIAATGNHTIEVLDLASGKVNETITGLGKPHGLAWLSETSRLYASDGSQADLKIYENSPLKIARSIKLSDDADDMVYDAKTKLLYVGHGGGDAANPASVAVIDTTSQSLVTQLSVATHPEGLDIDNAKDRIFVNIADSAEVAVLDGATHTQSATWKLTRAKDNVPLAYDEEHQLLFVACRTPGKLLVLDGNSGKELSDLPSDAGADDIFYDAELHRVYLIAGAGAIDAYEVAADKTVRSIGVVHTSQGAKTGLLVPSQHALYIGAAATGGKPAEIRLYSTK is encoded by the coding sequence TTGGCAGCTTTAACGCCCGCAGCCTTCTCGCAACTCACCCTCAGGAAGACCTTCACACTCCCCGAAGGAACCGGCAAGTTCGACCATTTCGCAGTAGACCTCTCCGCAAGCCGGCTCTTCATTGCCGCAACCGGCAACCACACCATTGAGGTCCTGGACCTCGCCAGCGGTAAAGTCAACGAGACGATCACCGGCCTTGGCAAACCGCACGGCCTCGCGTGGCTCTCAGAGACGAGCCGTCTCTATGCCTCCGACGGCTCACAAGCCGACCTCAAAATCTATGAAAACTCGCCTCTGAAGATAGCCAGGTCGATCAAGCTCTCCGACGACGCTGACGATATGGTCTACGACGCCAAGACGAAGCTGTTATATGTCGGTCACGGCGGCGGAGATGCTGCGAATCCAGCCAGCGTTGCGGTCATCGACACGACCAGCCAATCGCTGGTGACGCAGCTCTCAGTCGCCACCCATCCGGAAGGTCTTGACATCGATAATGCGAAAGACCGCATCTTCGTCAACATCGCCGACTCTGCGGAAGTCGCCGTCCTCGACGGTGCGACCCACACGCAGTCCGCAACATGGAAGCTTACCCGCGCAAAGGACAATGTGCCCCTCGCCTATGACGAGGAACATCAGCTGCTCTTCGTCGCCTGCCGCACCCCAGGCAAGCTGCTCGTCCTCGACGGCAACTCCGGCAAAGAACTCTCCGACCTGCCCTCCGACGCCGGCGCTGACGATATCTTCTACGACGCCGAACTGCATCGCGTTTACCTCATCGCCGGCGCGGGCGCCATCGACGCATACGAAGTCGCCGCCGACAAAACCGTTCGCTCGATCGGTGTCGTCCACACCTCGCAGGGCGCGAAAACCGGCCTTCTCGTCCCCTCGCAACACGCCCTCTACATCGGCGCTGCTGCCACCGGCGGCAAGCCGGCAGAGATCCGCTTGTATTCGACGAAGTAG
- a CDS encoding TonB-dependent receptor, giving the protein MKIKVLLSLTLLVLFMSSYAQGQSTRGSIQGTVVDAVNAVLQGARVELQPGGQTTSSDTQGSFHFLNLVPGSYTIKVTFVGFSPYTSNVTVGTQTTTLTATLAVSNSNQQVLVTANRAHGEAEAVNRELTAENILQVLPHDIITSLPNANVADAIGRLPSVTLERDEGEGKYVQIRGTEPRFSNVTIDGVNVPSPENVRQIKLDIVPADLVESVEINKTLLAHSDGDAIGGSINLRTKTANERPTIEAFSQGGYTPIINGRTESQFGITLGRRFGATKRLGVIGGFTYDFNGRGIDDVEPVPVANQLADGSYVASYAQADLREYRYYRDRYGYAGSFDYKLTDQSNIYAHLLYSHFNNFGDRWDYNLSSVDGSTAFDAPGGAGFPGNVAFGAEQRRPVQVIGSLAIGGNQFFKNSVINYEVAVGRAATDEHGYQNATFGNSDSTAPINNVQFGVDLSKPLVPRFPVLNGVNIYDPTQYFLQKADIDYSYGPQVNVQGGAGFTENYSVGDHHGIVEFGAKFRNVHKFQNSNDIQYALNPETNPAIPFTQFPDSFRNNHYYNGGEYQFGPVTDVSTLFKFIRNNPGVIAVDPLGTLLGNAGGNFSFDEFIPAGYFSNSITMGKFELYTGLRFESTSERLQGNVVIFPADGSAPTVSNQVTHPSYVDVLPTMQLRYALPSGSSVRFVYGRGFARPDYQDLPPSLQINLATGGGSGTISAGNPNLKPTHSNNYDLLYETELKPFGLFQAGIFYKDITSPIYATQRYVVPGDSLYQEYPNYRYDQSVNGTSAWLWGFEVAYEQKFSFLPGLFSGFGFSGNYSYTDSLARGLLLRTDQPHLLRQSPNTFNLSPTYDKGSLSVRLGVTYNQANIDFYQYQNEQYQTDPKTGNPVLDGNGNPIVIPNPVPLGIKGPNGDNYFYTHTQIDLQGSYHIKGPISVYAYGLNLNNEVFGFYNGSTTNVVQREFYQPTVAAGVRWSLSREK; this is encoded by the coding sequence TTGAAAATCAAAGTTCTACTCTCGTTGACGCTGCTCGTCCTCTTCATGTCCTCGTACGCGCAGGGACAATCCACCCGAGGCTCCATTCAAGGAACGGTCGTTGACGCCGTCAATGCCGTATTGCAGGGAGCAAGAGTCGAACTCCAGCCAGGCGGCCAAACCACTTCCTCCGATACTCAAGGAAGTTTTCATTTCCTGAACCTGGTTCCTGGGTCATACACCATCAAGGTGACGTTTGTTGGCTTCTCTCCGTACACCAGCAATGTTACTGTAGGGACGCAGACGACCACTCTGACTGCCACCCTCGCGGTTTCTAACTCCAACCAGCAAGTCCTGGTAACCGCGAACCGCGCCCATGGAGAGGCCGAGGCCGTCAATCGAGAGCTGACAGCAGAGAACATCCTGCAGGTACTACCGCACGACATCATCACCAGCCTTCCGAACGCGAACGTGGCAGACGCCATCGGCAGACTCCCTAGCGTTACATTGGAGCGCGATGAAGGTGAAGGCAAGTACGTTCAGATTCGTGGGACCGAGCCGCGCTTTAGCAACGTAACCATTGACGGCGTGAATGTGCCTTCCCCGGAGAATGTCCGCCAGATCAAGCTCGACATCGTACCCGCCGACCTCGTCGAATCTGTTGAAATTAATAAGACTCTCTTGGCTCATTCCGACGGAGACGCAATTGGTGGATCCATCAACCTCCGCACGAAAACCGCAAATGAGCGTCCTACGATTGAAGCCTTCAGCCAGGGCGGTTACACGCCGATTATCAATGGCCGTACCGAAAGTCAGTTTGGCATCACTCTCGGCAGGCGATTTGGCGCGACGAAAAGGCTCGGTGTCATTGGCGGCTTCACCTATGACTTTAACGGACGCGGTATCGACGACGTGGAACCCGTCCCGGTCGCGAATCAACTCGCAGATGGCAGTTATGTTGCCAGCTACGCGCAGGCCGATCTTCGTGAATACCGCTACTATCGCGACCGCTACGGATACGCGGGCAGCTTTGACTATAAGCTCACTGACCAGTCCAACATCTATGCCCACCTGCTCTACTCGCACTTCAACAACTTCGGCGACCGCTGGGACTACAACCTCTCCAGCGTAGACGGTAGCACAGCGTTCGACGCACCCGGCGGTGCAGGTTTCCCCGGCAATGTCGCTTTTGGCGCCGAACAACGCCGGCCTGTCCAGGTAATCGGAAGCCTTGCAATTGGCGGAAACCAGTTTTTCAAGAATTCAGTTATTAACTATGAGGTTGCAGTTGGTCGTGCAGCCACCGATGAGCATGGCTATCAAAACGCCACGTTCGGGAACAGCGACTCGACCGCGCCTATTAATAATGTCCAGTTTGGAGTAGACCTTAGTAAACCGCTGGTACCGCGCTTCCCCGTTCTAAATGGCGTCAACATTTACGATCCGACTCAATACTTCCTGCAAAAAGCCGACATTGACTACAGCTACGGTCCTCAGGTGAATGTCCAGGGTGGCGCTGGTTTTACCGAGAACTACTCCGTAGGCGATCATCACGGCATCGTCGAGTTCGGCGCCAAGTTTCGCAACGTGCACAAATTTCAAAACAGCAATGACATCCAATACGCTCTGAACCCAGAGACGAATCCAGCGATTCCTTTTACCCAGTTTCCAGACTCGTTCCGCAACAACCATTACTACAACGGCGGCGAGTACCAGTTTGGTCCAGTTACAGACGTAAGTACTCTCTTCAAGTTTATCCGCAACAATCCCGGAGTTATTGCTGTCGACCCGCTCGGCACGCTGCTCGGCAACGCTGGCGGAAATTTCAGCTTCGATGAGTTCATTCCTGCTGGATACTTCTCGAACTCCATCACTATGGGCAAGTTCGAGCTTTACACCGGGCTTCGATTCGAAAGCACGAGCGAGCGACTGCAAGGGAATGTTGTAATTTTCCCGGCGGACGGCAGTGCGCCGACAGTCAGCAACCAGGTGACGCACCCGAGCTACGTGGACGTGTTGCCAACGATGCAGCTCCGCTACGCTCTTCCCTCTGGCTCGAGCGTCAGGTTTGTGTATGGCCGCGGCTTTGCTCGTCCTGACTACCAGGATCTTCCCCCTTCACTTCAAATCAACCTGGCCACGGGCGGGGGTAGTGGCACCATCTCAGCCGGAAACCCGAATCTGAAGCCAACCCATTCGAATAATTACGACCTTCTTTACGAAACCGAACTGAAGCCCTTCGGACTCTTTCAAGCAGGTATTTTCTACAAAGACATAACCAGTCCGATCTATGCTACTCAACGTTATGTAGTTCCGGGTGACTCGCTCTATCAAGAATACCCAAATTATCGTTATGACCAGTCCGTTAACGGCACGAGCGCTTGGCTTTGGGGCTTTGAAGTCGCTTATGAACAAAAATTTAGTTTCTTGCCGGGGCTATTTAGCGGTTTTGGATTTTCAGGGAATTACAGTTATACAGATTCCCTAGCCCGGGGCCTCTTGCTTCGCACCGATCAGCCACATCTTCTCCGGCAATCGCCTAACACCTTCAACTTGAGTCCCACTTACGACAAAGGCTCGTTATCCGTCCGCTTGGGCGTCACCTACAACCAGGCCAATATTGACTTCTATCAATACCAAAACGAGCAGTATCAGACGGATCCAAAGACAGGGAATCCTGTTCTGGATGGAAATGGGAATCCGATTGTCATTCCCAATCCTGTCCCACTTGGAATTAAGGGGCCTAACGGCGACAACTACTTCTATACCCATACCCAGATCGACTTACAGGGTTCCTACCACATCAAAGGACCGATCTCGGTTTACGCCTATGGACTGAACCTTAATAATGAAGTCTTTGGCTTCTATAACGGAAGCACGACAAATGTTGTTCAACGCGAGTTCTATCAGCCCACTGTAGCCGCTGGCGTACGGTGGTCACTCAGCAGAGAAAAGTAG